A window of the Desulfobacula toluolica Tol2 genome harbors these coding sequences:
- the cheB gene encoding chemotaxis-specific protein-glutamate methyltransferase CheB: MIKVLIVDDSHTTMEYLKYLLDSDDEIMIVGIAQNGKQAIELSKKKQPDVILMDINMPKMNGFEATRIIMENNPVPIIIMSSIHDIKDTAVVFRAMEAGAVTLLNKPWGMDHPDYKRDSEDLLQNIKLMSEVKVIKRSKSIREPARMPETRPPVARPVVKPVAKQIAKSGRISVIAIGASAGGPLVLQEILLKIPKNFPVPILIVQHISSGFIDGLIKWLGQTTECTIQLAAHGEILLPGHVYFAPDDYHMGVNNSNQIILSKAEPENSSRPAISFLFRSMAKVYGAEASGVLLTGMGKDGADELKLMRDKGAVTIAQDKKSSLVHGMAGEAIKLDAVMYELSPESISDKLISIVQ, encoded by the coding sequence ATGATTAAAGTCCTGATAGTCGATGATTCACATACAACCATGGAATATCTAAAATATCTTCTTGATTCGGACGATGAAATTATGATTGTGGGAATTGCGCAAAACGGTAAACAAGCAATTGAATTATCAAAAAAAAAGCAGCCTGACGTGATTCTGATGGACATCAACATGCCCAAAATGAACGGATTTGAGGCAACCCGCATCATTATGGAAAACAATCCCGTGCCCATCATTATTATGAGTTCAATCCATGATATTAAAGATACTGCCGTAGTATTCCGAGCCATGGAAGCCGGTGCTGTAACCCTTTTAAACAAACCATGGGGGATGGATCATCCCGACTATAAACGTGATTCTGAAGATCTGCTTCAAAATATAAAATTAATGTCGGAAGTAAAGGTGATCAAACGCAGCAAATCAATACGGGAACCGGCAAGAATGCCTGAGACGAGACCTCCTGTGGCAAGACCCGTGGTCAAACCCGTGGCCAAACAGATAGCAAAATCCGGCAGAATCAGTGTTATAGCAATAGGCGCATCTGCGGGTGGACCTCTTGTTTTACAGGAAATTCTTTTAAAAATACCCAAAAATTTTCCCGTTCCCATATTGATTGTTCAGCATATTTCAAGCGGCTTTATAGACGGCTTAATAAAGTGGCTCGGCCAAACCACTGAATGTACAATTCAACTGGCAGCTCACGGGGAGATATTGCTCCCGGGTCATGTCTATTTTGCACCGGACGATTATCACATGGGAGTCAACAACTCAAACCAAATCATCTTGAGCAAGGCTGAGCCGGAAAACAGCTCCAGACCCGCCATATCGTTTCTCTTCAGGAGCATGGCAAAAGTGTATGGTGCCGAAGCATCCGGTGTCTTGCTTACGGGCATGGGTAAAGACGGGGCTGATGAATTGAAACTCATGAGAGACAAAGGAGCTGTTACAATTGCACAGGACAAAAAAAGTTCATTGGTTCACGGTATGGCCGGAGAGGCGATAAAACTTGATGCGGTCATGTATGAACTTTCCCCGGAAAGTATTTCTGATAAACTGATATCAATTGTTCAATAA
- a CDS encoding response regulator — MKDDVHLLIVEDSPTQALKIQYFLEQNGYKVSMAKDGEQALVMLKDIIPTIIISDIVMPKMNGYELCDEIKKNDKLKDIPIILLTSLSEPENVINGLVCGATNFIVKPFDEQFLLSRIKYILINKEMRDSAFSQMGIEIFFRDKKYFISSERVQMIDLLLSTYEVAIQKSHDLKKANQELEQIKDELERRVLERTAELSKSNVQLQKEIEERKHVEEALRQSENKLAIKNQISQVFITASDDKLFENVLQVVLKALKSEYGIYGYTDESGSYTCSSVTSEVKKECEMSNKNIIWPHASWAGISGNAVSGKETLYSNEPFRVPEGHIQITRILNVPIIHRGNVIGNIMVGNKKTDYDNSDVQLMESIAGHLAPLLNAKLQKDKQTKERKMLEAQLQQAQRMESIGTLAGGIAHDFNNILFPIVGHTEMLLEDVPEGSLWRDDLNEIYIGALRARDLVKQILTFSRQESIELILTKTQPIIKEVLKLIRSTIPTTIEIKQNIETDCGLVKADPTQIHQIMMNLTTNAYHAMQDIGGELKVSLKEVKLSRNNAIIPDMLPGTYACLTVADTGIGMDKNITEKIFDPFFTTKEKGTGMGLSVVHGIVNRMGGTIRVHSEPGKGSEFNVYFPVARSSSEEQDSLTKKLIQGGTERLLLVDDENAIILMEKRMLERLGYQITSCTDSIEALEVFHTNPDKFDLVITDMAMPNMPGDKLSAEMARIRPDISILLCTGFSERISEEKAASLGIKGLLMKPIVMRDFAQKIRDVLDESVPAS, encoded by the coding sequence ATGAAGGATGATGTCCATTTATTAATTGTGGAAGACAGCCCCACTCAGGCTCTGAAAATTCAATATTTTCTGGAGCAGAACGGCTACAAGGTCTCAATGGCTAAAGATGGCGAACAGGCGCTTGTCATGTTAAAAGATATTATCCCCACAATCATCATATCCGACATTGTTATGCCCAAGATGAACGGCTATGAACTCTGTGACGAGATCAAGAAAAACGATAAGTTAAAGGATATCCCGATAATTCTTTTGACAAGCCTTTCCGAACCGGAAAACGTTATTAACGGACTGGTTTGCGGAGCCACAAACTTTATTGTCAAACCTTTTGATGAACAATTTTTGCTGTCGCGAATCAAGTACATCCTCATAAACAAGGAAATGAGAGACAGTGCCTTCTCGCAGATGGGCATTGAAATATTTTTCAGAGATAAAAAATATTTTATATCTTCCGAACGAGTGCAGATGATAGACCTGCTGCTTTCTACATATGAAGTTGCCATTCAAAAAAGCCACGATCTTAAAAAGGCTAACCAGGAACTTGAGCAAATCAAGGATGAACTGGAACGGCGTGTGCTGGAACGGACGGCTGAACTTTCAAAATCTAATGTTCAACTGCAAAAAGAAATTGAGGAAAGAAAGCATGTTGAAGAAGCGTTGCGGCAATCTGAGAATAAGCTGGCGATCAAAAATCAGATATCTCAAGTCTTTATCACTGCGTCTGACGACAAATTATTTGAAAATGTTCTGCAGGTTGTTTTAAAAGCCTTAAAAAGCGAATATGGTATCTACGGATACACTGATGAATCTGGTTCATACACATGCTCTTCTGTTACAAGTGAGGTTAAAAAAGAGTGCGAGATGTCGAATAAAAATATCATATGGCCCCACGCGTCATGGGCCGGCATCAGTGGCAATGCAGTTAGCGGGAAGGAAACCTTGTATTCCAACGAACCCTTCCGGGTGCCGGAAGGTCATATTCAAATAACAAGAATCCTGAATGTTCCCATTATCCACAGAGGAAATGTTATAGGCAATATAATGGTCGGAAATAAGAAAACAGACTATGACAATAGCGATGTCCAGCTAATGGAGTCAATCGCCGGGCATCTTGCACCCCTTCTCAATGCAAAGTTACAAAAAGACAAACAGACAAAAGAGCGTAAAATGCTTGAAGCCCAACTGCAACAAGCACAACGAATGGAATCCATTGGCACCCTTGCAGGTGGTATAGCCCATGATTTCAACAACATACTTTTTCCCATTGTAGGCCATACGGAAATGCTTTTGGAAGATGTCCCTGAAGGCAGCTTATGGAGGGATGATCTGAATGAAATTTATATTGGAGCCCTTAGGGCAAGGGACCTTGTTAAACAAATTCTTACTTTTTCACGTCAAGAAAGCATTGAATTAATACTGACAAAGACTCAGCCTATTATTAAAGAAGTATTAAAACTTATCAGATCCACAATTCCTACAACAATTGAAATAAAACAAAATATTGAAACCGATTGTGGCTTAGTCAAAGCTGATCCCACACAAATTCATCAGATTATGATGAATCTTACAACCAATGCTTATCATGCTATGCAAGATATTGGCGGTGAATTGAAAGTTAGTCTCAAAGAAGTTAAATTGAGCAGGAATAACGCAATAATCCCTGATATGCTGCCAGGAACCTATGCTTGTTTGACAGTGGCTGATACCGGTATAGGTATGGATAAAAATATAACTGAAAAAATCTTTGACCCGTTTTTTACCACAAAAGAAAAAGGCACAGGCATGGGACTTTCAGTGGTGCATGGCATTGTGAATAGAATGGGTGGAACTATCCGGGTACATAGTGAGCCTGGCAAAGGCAGTGAATTCAATGTCTATTTTCCTGTAGCGAGGAGTTCTTCTGAAGAACAGGATTCTCTAACAAAAAAGTTAATTCAGGGAGGCACAGAAAGACTTTTGCTTGTGGATGATGAAAATGCAATCATTTTAATGGAGAAAAGGATGCTGGAGCGTTTAGGATACCAAATTACTTCATGTACCGACAGCATTGAAGCTCTTGAAGTTTTTCACACAAATCCCGATAAATTTGACTTGGTGATTACAGACATGGCAATGCCAAACATGCCGGGAGATAAATTATCTGCTGAGATGGCAAGAATACGCCCTGATATCTCCATATTGCTTTGCACAGGATTCAGTGAAAGAATTTCTGAAGAAAAAGCAGCGTCTTTGGGCATTAAAGGTTTGTTGATGAAACCGATTGTAATGAGGGATTTTGCCCAGAAAATTCGTGACGTGCTGGATGAATCTGTGCCGGCCTCATAG